Proteins from a genomic interval of Arvicola amphibius chromosome 17, mArvAmp1.2, whole genome shotgun sequence:
- the Neurod4 gene encoding neurogenic differentiation factor 4, protein MAKMYMKSKDIAELVNTQSWMDKGLSSQNEMKEQERRSGSYGMLGTLTEEHDSIEEEEEEEGDGEKPKRRGPKKKKMTKARLERFRARRVKANARERTRMHGLNDALDNLRRVMPCYSKTQKLSKIETLRLARNYIWALSEVLETGQTLEGKGFVEMLCKGLSQPTSNLVAGCLQLGPQSALLEKHEEKSPICDSTVSVHSFNYQSPGLPSPPYGHMETHLLHLKPQPFKSLEDSSFGSHPPECGTPPYEGPLTPPLSISGNFSLKQGGSPDLEKSYSFMPHYTSASLSSGHAHSTSFQAGTSRYDVPIDMTYDSYPNHGIGTQLNTIFTD, encoded by the coding sequence ATGGCAAAAATGTACATGAAATCGAAGGATATAGCAGAGCTGGTCAACACACAATCCTGGATGGACAAAGGTCTGAGTTCTCAAAATGAGATGAAGGAACAGGAGAGAAGATCAGGCTCTTATGGGATGCTTGGAACCTTAACTGAAGAGCATGACAGtattgaagaagaggaagaagaggaaggtgaTGGAGAGAAACCTAAAAGAAGAggtcccaagaaaaagaagatgaCCAAAGCACGCCTGGAGAGGTTCAGGGCTCGAAGAGTCAAGGCCAATGCTAGAGAGCGGACCCGGATGCATGGCCTGAATGATGCCTTGGATAACCTTAGAAGAGTCATGCCATGCTACTCCAAAACCCAAAAACTTTCCAAGATAGAGACTCTTCGACTGGCAAGGAACTATATCTGGGCCTTGTCTGAAGTCCTGGAGACTGGCCAGACACTTGAAGGCAAGGGATTTGTGGAGATGCTCTGTAAAGGGCTCTCTCAGCCCACAAGCAACCTGGTCGCTGGATGCCTCCAACTGGGACCTCAGTCTGCCCTCCTGGAGAAGCATGAGGAAAAATCTCCAATTTGTGACTCTACTGTCTCTGTCCACAGCTTCAACTATCAGTCTCCAGGGCTCCCCAGCCCTCCTTATGGCCACATGGAAACACATCTTCTCCATCTCAAGCCCCAACCATTTAAGAGTTTGGAAGACTCTTCCTTCGGGAGTCATCCACCTGAGTGCGGTACCCCACCTTATGAGGGTCCACTCACACCACCACTGAGCATCAGTGGCAACTTCTCCTTGAAGCAAGGTGGCTCCCCTGACTTGGAAAAATCCTACAGCTTCATGCCACATTATACCTCTGCAAGTCTAAGTTCAGGGCATGCACATTCTACTTCTTTTCAGGCTGGCACTTCCCGCTATGATGTTCCTATAGACATGACCTATGATTCTTACCCCAACCATGGTATCGGAACTCAGCTCAATACTATCTTCACTGATTAG